Proteins encoded together in one Catellatospora citrea window:
- a CDS encoding helix-turn-helix domain-containing protein has translation MDNRSEVRDFLTTRRERLTPEQAGVPFFGGRRRVKGLRREEVAMLAGMSTDYYTRLERGNLTGVSHSVLEALARALRLDEAERTHLLDLAETANTPTAGRTPRRVPNRTTVRQGVQRILDTINAPAYARNGRMDILATNRLGRALFADALGTGDSFNLARYLFLDPRAQDFYPAWPTVAADCVAALRTYAGRNPYDRALTDLIGELSTRSEPFRTWWATHNVKLHHTATKTMHHALAGDLELTGEALQLPGDPDLTIITYTFDPSGPTEQALAFLASWSARSTGDPDDQPARSGWGTASR, from the coding sequence ATGGACAACCGCAGCGAGGTACGCGACTTCCTCACCACCCGTCGCGAGCGCCTGACCCCCGAGCAGGCCGGAGTGCCGTTCTTCGGCGGCCGGCGGCGTGTCAAGGGGCTGCGTCGCGAAGAGGTCGCCATGCTCGCCGGGATGAGCACCGACTACTACACCCGCCTGGAGCGCGGCAACCTCACCGGCGTCTCCCACTCGGTGCTCGAGGCCCTGGCCCGCGCCCTGCGACTGGACGAGGCCGAACGCACGCACCTGCTTGACCTGGCCGAAACCGCCAACACCCCCACCGCGGGCCGGACGCCCCGGCGGGTGCCGAACCGGACGACGGTGCGGCAGGGCGTACAACGCATCCTCGATACCATCAACGCACCCGCATATGCCCGCAACGGGCGCATGGACATCCTGGCCACCAACCGGCTCGGACGGGCACTGTTCGCCGACGCCCTCGGCACCGGCGACAGTTTCAACCTGGCCCGCTACCTGTTTCTCGACCCCCGCGCACAGGACTTCTACCCCGCCTGGCCGACCGTGGCCGCCGACTGCGTCGCGGCCCTGCGCACCTACGCGGGGCGCAACCCATACGACCGCGCCCTGACCGACCTGATCGGCGAGCTGAGCACCCGCAGCGAACCGTTCCGCACCTGGTGGGCCACGCACAACGTGAAACTGCACCACACCGCCACCAAGACGATGCACCACGCCCTCGCCGGGGACCTCGAACTCACCGGCGAAGCGCTCCAACTGCCAGGCGACCCCGACTTGACGATCATCACCTACACGTTCGACCCGTCCGGCCCCACCGAGCAAGCGCTCGCGTTCCTCGCCTCCTGGAGCGCCCGGTCCACCGGCGACCCCGACGATCAGCCCGCGCGCTCGGGCTGGGGCACCGCGTCACGCTAG